From the Calonectris borealis chromosome 12, bCalBor7.hap1.2, whole genome shotgun sequence genome, one window contains:
- the RPGRIP1L gene encoding protein fantom isoform X8 gives MSVPADETVGDLPVRDVGLTLAGIGGLQESSTTQNVKARQAVSRISREELEDRFLRLRDENILLKQHANKQEEKIKRMATKLIRLVNDKKRSEQVGGGPKRLGQAVELEEMIEHLQERVRELEKQNESLRSKLISTKQQLQIQGHRPCPYSYVQSRINTGLKKVSEAAGMPEHTKKGMRFQDLEVRSPNLVLPRYGQSLLEDPRAEIRNLDFSSHKDAKITTVAQNGALRYKSKHMARKLNVLLSLQKMLVLAGRL, from the exons ATGTCTGTTCCAGCTGATGAAACTGTGGGGGACCTGCCTGTGAGAGACGTAGGTCTAACTCTAGCTGGAATTGGAGGATTACAAG AATCATCAACTACACAGAATGTAAAAGCTCGACAAGCTGTATCACGAATCAGTCGAGAGGAACTGGAAGACAGATTTCTTCGTTTACGTGATGAGAACATCTTACTCAAACAGCATGCAAATAAGcaagaggagaaaattaaaag AATGGCCACCAAGTTAATACGGCTTGTTAATGATAAAAAAAGGTCTGAACAGGTTGGTGGCGGCCCCAAGCGGCTGGGTCAGGCTGTGGAGCTGGAAGAAATGATTGAGCATTTGCAAGAGAGAGTTCgtgagcttgagaaacaaaacgagagcctccGCAGCAAACTCATTTCAACTAAACAGCAGCTCCAGATTCAAGGCCACAGGCCTTGCCCGTACAGCTATGTTCAATCCCGTATTAACACTGGTCTCAAAAAAGTGAGTGAGGCTGCTGGCATGCCGGAGCACACAAAGAAAG gaatGAGATTTCAGGATTTAGAAGTGAGATCACCTAACCTTGTGCTCCCAAGATATGGACAGAGTCTGCTCGAGGATCCAAGGGCTGAAATAAGAAATTT agatttcagtTCTCACAAAGATGCAAAAATCACCACAGTTGCTCAGAATGGTGCACTCAGGTACAAAAGCAAACACATGGCCAGAAAACTCAACGTACTTTTAAGTCTACAAAAG ATGCTTGTACTTGCAGGGAGACTGTGA
- the RPGRIP1L gene encoding protein fantom isoform X9: protein MSVPADETVGDLPVRDVGLTLAGIGGLQESSTTQNVKARQAVSRISREELEDRFLRLRDENILLKQHANKQEEKIKRMATKLIRLVNDKKRSEQVGGGPKRLGQAVELEEMIEHLQERVRELEKQNESLRSKLISTKQQLQIQGHRPCPYSYVQSRINTGLKKVSEAAGMPEHTKKGMRFQDLEVRSPNLVLPRYGQSLLEDPRAEIRNLDFSSHKDAKITTVAQNGALRYKSKHMARKLNVLLSLQKGDCD from the exons ATGTCTGTTCCAGCTGATGAAACTGTGGGGGACCTGCCTGTGAGAGACGTAGGTCTAACTCTAGCTGGAATTGGAGGATTACAAG AATCATCAACTACACAGAATGTAAAAGCTCGACAAGCTGTATCACGAATCAGTCGAGAGGAACTGGAAGACAGATTTCTTCGTTTACGTGATGAGAACATCTTACTCAAACAGCATGCAAATAAGcaagaggagaaaattaaaag AATGGCCACCAAGTTAATACGGCTTGTTAATGATAAAAAAAGGTCTGAACAGGTTGGTGGCGGCCCCAAGCGGCTGGGTCAGGCTGTGGAGCTGGAAGAAATGATTGAGCATTTGCAAGAGAGAGTTCgtgagcttgagaaacaaaacgagagcctccGCAGCAAACTCATTTCAACTAAACAGCAGCTCCAGATTCAAGGCCACAGGCCTTGCCCGTACAGCTATGTTCAATCCCGTATTAACACTGGTCTCAAAAAAGTGAGTGAGGCTGCTGGCATGCCGGAGCACACAAAGAAAG gaatGAGATTTCAGGATTTAGAAGTGAGATCACCTAACCTTGTGCTCCCAAGATATGGACAGAGTCTGCTCGAGGATCCAAGGGCTGAAATAAGAAATTT agatttcagtTCTCACAAAGATGCAAAAATCACCACAGTTGCTCAGAATGGTGCACTCAGGTACAAAAGCAAACACATGGCCAGAAAACTCAACGTACTTTTAAGTCTACAAAAG GGAGACTGTGATTGA